The Antedon mediterranea chromosome 7, ecAntMedi1.1, whole genome shotgun sequence genome has a segment encoding these proteins:
- the LOC140055505 gene encoding fibroblast growth factor receptor-like yields MELQINKSKNVPPAPPCPPMWRKYNGSCFLLSRTQLSWQGARQYCNKRNASLATIGNSDEQDWLAEILKLKENDNYWTAINDIEEEGVYRGTDGISAEYLKWDIDQPNNKGDCITFTPMVGGVMHDRDCAKIQPWLCEQSVLYTRINDDATYISTSKNTAVIVASTCSAVLVLVVIFAVLIVLRRRRRRSVLKSLPYKSNVRPASHDYLPQPIVEPAEEFKNMEIPRNRITTKDRIGGGQFGKVLLGHVAGIDGSGETIKVAIKCLRDHTSNKEDFLDEIRLLIELGKHKNIISLVGCVTISQPNMALFEFMQYGDLLQFLRKARQVKEGGEADDPIYAVSLLDQLNIARQIANGMDFVSSLKYYHGDLAARNVLVGENLNVKICDFGLAADIYQKGYDRMAPEQKRPFKWSSLETLIEGICTIKSDVWSYGVVLYEVFTLGAVPYPHINANTLLEQLKAGTRLAQPKDCPDDVYSLMSLCWLENSTKRPYFDEISNNLSHLLETHHQPEGYLDFNATECELNNEHNSSISMTSFSDKTNTSIRYVNDKIKAKFVKN; encoded by the exons ATGG AgttacaaatcaacaaatctAAAAATGTTCCTCCTGCTCCTCCGTGTCCACCTATGTGGAGAAAATACAACGGTTCCTGCTTTTTGCTGTCAAGAACACAATTATCATGGCAAGGGGCAAGACAGTATTGCAACAAGCGAAATGCATCTTTAGCCACTATCGGTAATTCTGATGAACAAGATTGGCTGGCAGAAATATTGAAGTTAAAGGAAAATGACAACTACTGGACAGCAATTAATGATATT GAAGAAGAAGGGGTATATAGAGGGACAGATGGTATTTCTGCTGAATACCTAAAGTGGGACATTGATCAACCGAATAATAAGG gAGATTGTATAACATTTACACCCATGGTAGGAGGAGTAATGCACGACAGAGATTGTGCTAAAATTCAACCATGGCTCTGTGAACAGTCag tGTTGTATACGCGTATAAACGATGATGCAACATATATATCAACATCGAAGAACACTGCTGTGATAGTTGCTTCTACTTGTTCTGCTGTACTAGTATTAGTAGTGATTTTCGCTGTCTTAATTGTCCTGCGACGACGACGCAGGCGATCAGTGTTAAAGTCACTACCTTACAAAAGTAATGTTCGTCCAGCGTCac ACGACTATTTACCTCAACCAATTGTGGAACCAGCTGAAGAATTTAAGAATATGGAAATTCCACGAAATAGAATTACAACAAAGGACAGAATCGGAGGTGGTCAATTTGGCAAAGTTTTGCTGGGACATGTTGCTGGTATAGACGGCAGTGGCGAGACTATTAAAGTAGCAATTAAATGTTTACGAG ATCACACATCGAATAAAGAGGACTTTTTGGACGAAATTAGGTTGTTAATCGAACTAGGAAAGCATAAAAACATCATATCTTTGGTGGGATGTGTTACAATAAGTCAGCCAAACATGGCACTGTTTGAGTTCATGCAGTATGGAGACCTACTACAATTTCTGCGCAAAGCTCGTCAG GTCAAAGAGGGCGGTGAAGCCGATGACCCCATATATGCTGTTTCACTTCTCGACCAATTGAACATTGCAAGACAGATAGCAAATGGAATG GATTTTGTATCTTCCCTGAAATATTACCATGGTGATTTGGCAGCGAGGAATGTTCTCGTTGGTGAAAACTTGAACGTAAAGATTTGTGATTTTGGCTTAGCCGCTGATATATACCAAAAAGGATACGATCGTATGGCACCAGAGCAAAAACGACCGTTCAAGTGGTCTAGCCTAGAGACTTTGATAGAGGGTATATGCACCATTAAAAGTGACGT GTGGTCATATGGGGTTGTTCTTTACGAAGTGTTTACACTTGGAGCTGTTCCTTACCCTCACATTAATGCGAATACACTTCTTGAGCAATTAAAGGCGGGAACTCGACTCGCACAACCTAAGGATTGTCCGGATGATGT ATACTCATTGATGTCGCTATGCTGGCTGGAGAATTCCACTAAACGACCATACTTTGATgaaatttcaaacaatttaagccATCTACTAGAAACACATCATCAACCTGAAGGATATTTAGACTTCAATGCAACTGAATGTGAACTAAACAATGAACATAATTCAAGCATATCGATGACGTCATTTTCAGACAAGACGAACACATCTATACGTTATGTTAATGATAAAATTAAAGCAAAATTTGTaaagaattaa